The following are encoded together in the Archocentrus centrarchus isolate MPI-CPG fArcCen1 chromosome 23, fArcCen1, whole genome shotgun sequence genome:
- the phax gene encoding phosphorylated adapter RNA export protein gives MAGGGDLMDGDLEDGEISGSSSDTEMGPATAAQGSRPQLPPALGGQSFQNRAAVQQPPAAAYRSTGRTVESSDSDLESSDEDTNVWRRKRQKVSNVPQPPGCSVRLGPTPVPAQGALGGRKVNNIWGSVVQEQCQDAITAELGVFGMDGVSMSSRNVETYNFVLARKIMDKEREMEAQSKEEGEVSMLDAELEEYMKGRGSEENAGGDAKRKRPAKERLGPRAEMDIKGRYEITEDDPDDKVTDEIAYRLQEPKKELISRVVKVVGKKKAIELLGETATLEETGGVYTMDGSRRRTPGGVYLNLLKNTPSITKSQIKQIFFEEQVKDYKSKKAAQKRRRHLVAKKMKQAIGTLNLQEHDDVSRETFASDTNEALESLEEGAEDEEGQEETAVGTEETAVVYNSADLEVF, from the coding sequence ATGGCGGGTGGCGGAGATCTTATGGATGGTGATTTGGAAGATGGAGAGATCTCTGGGTCCAGCTCGGATACTGAGATGGGACCCGCGACAGCAGCACAAGGATCTCGACCCCAGCTTCCCCCGGCTCTCGGCGGTCAGTCCTTCCAGAACAGAGCCGCTGTCCAGCAACCTCCAGCCGCCGCTTACCGCAGCACCGGTAGGACGGTAGAGTCTAGTGACAGTGACCTGGAGTCCTCTGATGAGGACACGAATGTTTGGCGCAGGAAACGCCAGAAAGTGTCCAATGTCCCGCAACCCCCTGGCTGCAGCGTCCGGCTAGGGCCGACCCCCGTGCCCGCCCAGGGAGCACTGGGTGGCCGCAAAGTGAATAACATCTGGGGCTCTGTAGTACAGGAGCAGTGCCAGGATGCCATCACCGCAGAACTTGGCGTATTTGGCATGGATGGTGTTAGTATGTCCAGCAGAAATGTGGAGACTTATAACTTTGTCCTTGCCCGGAAGATAATGGATAAAGAGAGGGAGATGGAGGCGCAATCAAAGGAAGAAGGAGAAGTGAGCATGCTGGATGCTGAGCTTGAGGAGTACATGAAGGGTAGGGGTTCAGAAGAGAATGCAGGTGGTGATGCAAAGAGGAAGAGGCCCGCCAAAGAGAGACTGGGCCCCAGAGCAGAGATGGACATCAAGGGCCGGTATGAGATCACAGAGGATGACCCTGATGATAAGGTGACTGATGAGATTGCATACAGGCTGCAGGAGCCTAAAAAGGAGCTGATAAGTCGTGTTGTCAAAGTAGTTGGGAAGAAAAAAGCCATAGAACTGCTTGGAGAGACTGCCACCCTGGAGGAGACTGGTGGTGTGTACACCATGGACGGCAGCAGGCGCCGGACACCAGGTGGGGTCTATCTCAACCTGCTGAAGAACACCCCCAGCATCACCAAGTCTCAGATCAAGCAGATATTCTTTGAGGAGCAGGTGAAGGACTACAAGAGCAAGAAGGCTGCCCAGAAGAGGAGGCGGCATTTGGTGGCCAAGAAAATGAAGCAGGCCATCGGCACACTGAACCTGCAGGAGCATGATGATGTCTCCAGGGAGACTTTTGCTAGTGATACCAATGAGGCTTTGGAGTCACTGGAGGAAGGTGCAGAAGATGAGGAGGGACAGGAGGAAACTGCTGTGGGCACAGAGGAGACAGCAGTGGTCTATAATTCTGCAGACCTGGAGGTCTTTTGA
- the pmpcb gene encoding mitochondrial-processing peptidase subunit beta produces the protein MATSVQRLTSAGRFLLQRHLLKKNSVSRFTTGPRRALATQAAPQVALNVPETKVTTLENGLRVASEDSGLSTCTVGLWIDAGSRYENERNNGTAHFLEHMAFKGTRKRSQLDLELEIENMGAHLNAYTSREQTVYYAKAFSKDLPRAVEILADIIQNSTLGEAEIERERGVILREMQEVETNLQEVVFDYLHATAYQSTALGRTILGPTENIKTINRGDLVEYITTHYKGPRIVLAAAGGVCQDELIDLAKYHFGKLPARYQGEAPTLPPCQFTGSEIRVRDDKMPLAHIAIAVEAVGWSHPDTIPLMVANTLIGNWDRSFGGGVNLSSKLAQMACQGNLCHSFQSFNTCYTDTGLWGLYMVCEPGTINDMMHFTQMEWISLCTSVTEGEVARAKNLLKTNMLLHLDGSTPICEDIGRQMLCYSRRIPLHELEARIDAIDTNTIKEVCTKYIYNRAPAIAAVGPIEQLPDYNQIRSGMFWMRT, from the exons ATGGCGACGTCCGTACAGCGCCTCACGTCTGCTGGGAGATTTCTCCTACAGAGACATTTACTGAAGAAGAATTCTGTAAGCAGG TTCACAACTGGACCGCGCAGAGCCTTGGCTACCCAGGCTGCTCCCCAGGTGGCGCTAAATGTTCCTGAAACTAAGGTGACTACGTTAGAAAATGGACTCCGGGTGGCGTCTGAGGACTCTGGGCTCTCCACCTGCACC gTGGGCTTGTGGATCGATGCCGGCAGCCGCTACGAGAATGAGAGAAATAATGGCACAGCACACTTCCTGGAGCATATGGCTTTTAAG GGCACCAGGAAACGCTCTCAGCTTGATCTGGAATTGGAGATTGAGAACATGGGGGCTCATTTGAATGCTTACACATCCCGCGAGCAGACTGTGTACTATGCCAAAGCTTTCTCCAAGGATCTTCCACGAG CTGTGGAGATCCTGGCTGACATCATCCAGAACAGCACGCTGGGAGAGGCGGAGATCGAGAGGGAGCGAGGGGTGATTCTTAGAGAGATGCAGGAAGTGGAGACCAATCTGCAAGAAGTGGTCTTTGATTACCTGCATGCTACAGCTTACCAGTCCACGGCGCTGGGAAGAACTATTCTGGGCCCCACTGAGAACATCAA GACGATCAACAGAGGAGACCTGGTGGAGTATATCACCACCCACTACAAAGGGCCCAGAATAGTGCTggctgctgctggag GTGTTTGTCAGGACGAGCTCATCGATCTGGCCAAATATCACTTTGGAAAACTTCCCGCCAGGTATCAAGGTGAAGCCCCGACACTTCCTCCGTGCCAGTTCACAGGAAGTGAG ATCCGCGTGCGTGACGACAAAATGCCCCTGGCTCACATTGCCATTGCTGTGGAGGCAGTCGGATGGTCTCACCCCGACACAATCCCGCTCATGGTGGCCAACACACTTATTGGAAACTGGGATCGTTCGTTTGGTGGAGGCGTG AATCTATCCAGTAAGCTGGCTCAGATGGCCTGTCAGGGAAACCTGTGCCACAGCTTCCAGTCCTTCAACACCTGCTACACAGACACAGGCCTCTGGGGCCTCTACATGGTGTGCGAACCTGGCACCATCAACGACATGATGCACTTCACTCAAATGGAATG GATTTCTCTTTGTACCAGCGTGACAGAAGGGGAGGTGGCTCGGGCCAAGAATCTGCTCAAGACCAACATGCTCCTGCATCTTGACG GATCCACCCCGATCTGTGAAGACATCGGCAGACAGATGCTGTGCTACAGTCGCAGGATCCCTCTGCATGAGCTGGAAGCCCGAATTGAT